In one window of Eggerthella guodeyinii DNA:
- the pyrF gene encoding orotidine-5'-phosphate decarboxylase codes for MVSSFEEVPARDRVIVALDCGIEEAFDLADQLQGKATWMKVGMTLFYANGPAIVYALKERGFKVFLDLKFHDIPHQVEGAAYAAAGSGADMLTMHTVGGVDMMAAAQKGAERAAAEYGHGVPATLGITVLTSMNDAALAETGVSRAMADQVVVLAEQAKRAGISGVVASPQEAARLRDILGPDAYIVTPGVRPAGSDKGDQSRVATPAQAFENGASHIVIGRPITQAADPAAAFAAIVAEL; via the coding sequence ATGGTGAGTTCGTTCGAAGAGGTGCCCGCGCGCGACCGCGTGATCGTGGCGCTCGACTGCGGCATCGAGGAGGCCTTCGATCTCGCGGACCAGCTGCAGGGCAAGGCGACGTGGATGAAGGTGGGCATGACGCTGTTCTACGCGAACGGCCCGGCCATCGTGTACGCGCTCAAGGAGCGCGGCTTCAAGGTATTCCTCGACCTCAAGTTCCACGACATCCCGCACCAGGTGGAGGGCGCCGCGTACGCCGCCGCCGGCAGCGGGGCCGACATGCTGACCATGCACACGGTGGGCGGCGTCGACATGATGGCGGCGGCCCAGAAGGGCGCGGAGCGCGCGGCGGCCGAGTACGGCCACGGCGTGCCGGCGACGCTGGGCATCACGGTGCTCACCAGCATGAACGACGCGGCGCTCGCCGAGACGGGCGTGAGCCGCGCCATGGCCGACCAGGTGGTCGTGCTGGCCGAGCAGGCGAAGCGCGCCGGCATCTCGGGCGTGGTCGCCTCGCCGCAGGAGGCCGCGCGCCTGCGCGACATCCTGGGTCCCGACGCCTACATCGTCACGCCGGGCGTGCGCCCCGCAGGCAGCGACAAGGGCGACCAGAGCCGCGTGGCCACGCCGGCCCAGGCGTTCGAGAACGGCGCGTCGCACATCGTCATCGGACGCCCCATCACGCAGGCGGCCGATCCGGCGGCCGCGTTCGCGGCCATCGTGGCGGAATTGTAG
- a CDS encoding DNA-directed RNA polymerase subunit omega, with protein MSIIEPKIDVLLNETDNDRFLLCALASKRAHDINDMMRGQRDRAIQLQTAVEIARAADKKPLSLAFNEVARGEVSYDPNSIDVNYH; from the coding sequence ATGAGCATTATCGAACCGAAGATCGACGTCCTGCTGAACGAGACCGACAACGATCGTTTCCTGCTGTGCGCTCTCGCTTCGAAGCGCGCGCACGACATCAACGACATGATGCGCGGCCAGCGCGACCGCGCCATCCAGCTGCAGACGGCGGTCGAGATCGCCCGCGCGGCCGACAAGAAGCCGCTGTCGCTCGCCTTCAACGAGGTCGCCCGCGGCGAGGTGTCGTACGATCCGAACTCCATCGACGTCAACTACCACTAG
- the mihF gene encoding integration host factor, actinobacterial type has translation MAIPQLSPEERQAALEKAKAARIKRAEVRDDLKSGKLTLEKVLEMKNDPVVGRMKVSTLIETLPGYGKAKAEKIMKELQIAESRRLRGLGERQQTALLERLG, from the coding sequence ATGGCTATTCCTCAACTCAGCCCTGAAGAGCGTCAGGCGGCTTTGGAGAAGGCGAAGGCGGCTCGCATCAAGCGCGCCGAGGTTCGCGACGACCTGAAGTCCGGCAAGCTCACGCTCGAGAAGGTTCTTGAAATGAAGAACGATCCGGTTGTGGGTCGCATGAAGGTCTCCACCCTCATCGAGACGCTTCCCGGCTACGGCAAGGCCAAGGCTGAGAAGATCATGAAAGAGCTTCAGATCGCCGAGAGCCGCCGTCTGCGCGGTCTGGGCGAGCGTCAGCAGACCGCCCTGCTGGAGCGCTTGGGCTAA
- a CDS encoding class I SAM-dependent methyltransferase, translated as MTLYDDLHDLMRTPELYERTGAAFWDDEHISRGMLAAHLDSAFEGASRSFAFMDRSVDWIRATAPPATHPRLLDLGCGPGLYAERFARAGYAVTGVDLSPRSLGHARGSADEQGLAIDYRCRNYLELDLDGTFDIAVMIYCDYGALSADERRVALCRVRERLRPGGALVLDVFSQRKLEVFEERTTWEEHPAGGFWNPGPHLEVQRCVRFSDAVSLEQIAVIAPEGATAYHLWNTYFAPATLSAELEAAGFEVAELVGDAAGAPFDDASPTICAVARKPATSEDGR; from the coding sequence GTGACGCTGTACGACGACCTGCACGACCTGATGAGAACGCCCGAGCTGTACGAACGTACCGGCGCGGCGTTCTGGGACGACGAGCATATCTCGCGCGGCATGCTGGCGGCGCATCTCGATTCCGCGTTCGAGGGTGCCAGCCGCAGCTTCGCGTTCATGGACCGCTCCGTCGACTGGATACGCGCCACGGCGCCTCCGGCGACGCATCCGCGCCTGCTCGACCTGGGCTGCGGGCCCGGGCTGTACGCCGAGCGCTTCGCGCGCGCGGGCTACGCGGTGACGGGCGTCGACCTCTCGCCGCGCTCGCTCGGCCATGCGCGAGGCTCCGCGGACGAGCAGGGTCTCGCCATCGACTACCGATGCCGGAATTACCTTGAGCTCGATCTGGACGGGACCTTCGACATCGCCGTCATGATCTACTGCGACTACGGCGCGCTGTCGGCCGACGAGCGCCGCGTCGCGCTGTGCCGTGTCCGCGAGCGTTTGCGGCCGGGCGGCGCGCTCGTGCTCGACGTGTTCTCGCAGCGCAAGCTCGAGGTCTTCGAGGAGCGCACGACGTGGGAGGAGCATCCCGCAGGCGGGTTCTGGAACCCGGGCCCGCACCTCGAGGTGCAGCGATGCGTCCGCTTCTCCGACGCCGTGTCGCTCGAGCAGATCGCGGTGATCGCGCCCGAAGGCGCGACGGCCTATCATCTGTGGAACACGTACTTCGCGCCCGCGACGCTCTCGGCTGAGCTCGAGGCGGCCGGTTTCGAGGTGGCGGAGCTGGTCGGCGACGCGGCGGGCGCGCCCTTCGACGATGCGAGCCCGACGATCTGCGCGGTCGCGCGCAAGCCTGCGACCAGCGAGGACGGGCGATGA
- a CDS encoding dihydroorotate dehydrogenase electron transfer subunit, which translates to MALVNERARMRGNACVGPNLYLMTLDAPGIAASVEPGQFVHMLVPGMEAHILRRPFSVYARDAHAGTLEILYQAVGFGSAHMTGLAADGPLAGDVELVGPVGRTWQPAPDARRALLVGGGVGAAPLFMLAESLVSAGVRTDVVLGAQTETALTCRARYEALLDAPPRCATDDGSFGREGFCTSLVAEALAEAAEAGEPYGYLAVCGPEPLMKIVAGMAAEAGVPCEVSLEKRMACGVGACLSCVVDTVDGKQRACVDGPVFDARKVVW; encoded by the coding sequence GTGGCACTCGTCAACGAACGGGCGCGCATGCGGGGGAACGCGTGCGTGGGCCCGAACCTCTACCTCATGACGCTCGACGCGCCCGGCATCGCGGCTTCCGTCGAGCCGGGGCAGTTCGTGCACATGCTGGTGCCGGGCATGGAGGCGCACATCCTGCGCCGCCCGTTCTCGGTGTACGCGCGCGACGCGCACGCCGGCACGCTCGAGATCCTCTACCAGGCGGTGGGCTTCGGCAGCGCGCACATGACGGGCCTCGCGGCCGACGGCCCGCTGGCCGGCGACGTCGAGCTCGTCGGCCCGGTGGGCCGCACGTGGCAGCCGGCGCCCGACGCGCGGCGCGCCTTGCTCGTGGGCGGCGGCGTGGGCGCGGCCCCGCTGTTCATGCTGGCCGAATCGCTCGTGAGCGCAGGCGTGCGCACGGACGTCGTGCTGGGCGCGCAGACCGAGACCGCGCTCACGTGCCGCGCGCGCTACGAGGCGCTGCTCGACGCGCCGCCGCGCTGCGCCACCGACGACGGCAGCTTCGGCCGCGAGGGCTTCTGCACCTCGCTCGTCGCCGAGGCGCTGGCCGAGGCCGCCGAGGCGGGCGAGCCCTACGGCTACCTGGCCGTGTGCGGTCCCGAACCCCTCATGAAGATCGTGGCCGGCATGGCTGCCGAGGCGGGCGTGCCCTGCGAGGTCTCCCTCGAGAAGCGCATGGCATGCGGCGTCGGAGCCTGCCTGTCGTGCGTGGTGGACACGGTGGACGGCAAGCAGCGGGCGTGCGTCGACGGCCCCGTGTTCGATGCGCGGAAGGTGGTGTGGTAG
- a CDS encoding phosphatase PAP2 family protein has protein sequence METTLMAAWLNDAFAAFDTTILGALHALAECGGFALTPLFEAVSFVGEKGACFFALALALMALRRTRRAGAVMFVAICLGALATNIVLKDLVARPRPFESSALLLDWWRFAGAAPEDGFSFPSGHMTAASAAMVALMLVRRTWKTVLGGSLVMLVMGAARCYLVAHYPSDVLAGFLVGALAAVAAWLLVSLAFRWHEERRAARPRHACAPVRRRR, from the coding sequence ATGGAAACGACCCTGATGGCCGCGTGGCTGAACGATGCGTTCGCCGCGTTCGATACGACGATCTTGGGGGCGCTGCACGCGCTCGCAGAATGCGGGGGCTTCGCGCTCACGCCGCTGTTCGAGGCGGTGAGCTTTGTGGGCGAGAAGGGCGCGTGCTTCTTCGCGCTGGCCCTCGCGCTCATGGCGTTAAGGCGCACGCGACGTGCAGGCGCGGTCATGTTCGTCGCCATCTGCCTGGGCGCGCTCGCCACGAACATCGTGCTCAAGGACCTCGTCGCGCGGCCGCGGCCGTTCGAGTCGTCCGCGCTCCTCCTCGACTGGTGGCGCTTCGCCGGCGCCGCGCCCGAGGACGGGTTCTCGTTCCCCTCCGGGCACATGACCGCGGCCTCGGCGGCGATGGTGGCGCTCATGCTGGTGCGCCGAACCTGGAAGACGGTGCTGGGCGGCTCGCTCGTCATGCTGGTCATGGGCGCGGCCCGCTGCTACCTCGTGGCGCACTATCCCTCCGACGTGCTGGCCGGCTTCCTCGTGGGCGCGCTCGCGGCCGTCGCGGCGTGGCTGCTCGTATCGCTCGCGTTCCGCTGGCACGAGGAGCGCCGAGCCGCGCGCCCTCGCCACGCCTGCGCCCCCGTGCGCCGCAGGCGGTAG
- a CDS encoding DNA internalization-related competence protein ComEC/Rec2, which produces MRGVSRRAAGEGAAAFPPRPALPPVLGCALALWASCAAVLAASESWDAPACVAAGAAGALASVACALALWRLPAPLAWATLLGAALGVACAGGCAAVQHEAQLQGDGVSGRWRFEAAADGSAGLYGATCFANVDVPGIGATLVRLRFDADAEAPRYGDVFEADVAFSAPAGASASYCWRQGAVLEGTVRQAQPCERADALGALAGLRNRAIDLLAEEGRGDGGAVLAALVCGWRGALDEGDAYAAYQASGLAHLVAVSGAHLSIVAGCAAALLRVLRVPRRAGIAVQAALLLCFLVLAAAPPSAVRAAVMAFAGMFAFTARRRPAALSALAVCMIGCIALGPRTALSVSFALSALSTLGIVLFAGLCQAWIARCLPRAPRLAREALALTAASSLAATPLAASLFSQLPLVAPLANVAAAPLFPLVCAGGLVAVLGGVAVPAAAPVLIGLASVAAAALTAVVRALASVPCASVPAAVPLAAALATSAACAAGLWLAWPRPSRRLALAVVAATASALAAAVAVAPRLAGDEIVMLDVGQGDAFVVRSRGAAVLIDTGNQERLLREALARHGVYRLDAVVITHGDDDHMGALASLAGIVDVRRVLVAQDALACGCAACEGLVADARALAGEGGVAGLRQGDVLEVGAFDLRVVWPERFVDEGGNADSVCLVADADLDDDGVPDWRALFTGDAEHEQLRALIDAGLVGAVDVYKVGHHGSKNALDDEEAAVLAPRIALVSAGANNRYGHPTDETLARLDAAGAHIYRTDEQGDVSCKLADDRIDVRTLR; this is translated from the coding sequence ATGCGTGGGGTGAGCCGGCGCGCCGCGGGGGAAGGGGCGGCCGCGTTTCCCCCGCGCCCGGCCCTTCCCCCCGTCCTGGGTTGCGCGCTCGCGCTGTGGGCGTCGTGCGCGGCGGTGCTGGCCGCGTCCGAATCCTGGGACGCGCCCGCGTGCGTCGCCGCAGGGGCGGCGGGCGCGCTCGCGAGCGTCGCATGCGCGCTCGCGCTGTGGCGGTTGCCGGCGCCGCTTGCCTGGGCGACGCTGCTGGGCGCGGCGCTCGGCGTCGCCTGCGCGGGCGGATGCGCGGCGGTGCAGCACGAGGCGCAGCTGCAGGGGGACGGCGTTTCGGGCCGATGGCGGTTCGAGGCCGCGGCGGACGGCTCGGCGGGCCTCTACGGCGCGACGTGCTTCGCGAACGTCGATGTGCCCGGCATCGGCGCGACGCTCGTGCGGCTGCGCTTCGACGCGGACGCGGAGGCGCCGCGCTACGGCGACGTGTTCGAAGCCGACGTCGCGTTCTCCGCGCCCGCGGGCGCGTCGGCGTCGTACTGCTGGCGGCAAGGAGCGGTGCTCGAGGGAACCGTGCGCCAGGCGCAGCCCTGCGAGCGGGCCGATGCGCTCGGCGCGCTCGCAGGGCTGCGGAACCGGGCGATCGACCTGCTCGCCGAGGAGGGGCGCGGCGACGGCGGCGCCGTGCTGGCGGCGCTCGTGTGCGGGTGGCGCGGCGCGCTCGACGAAGGGGACGCGTACGCCGCGTACCAGGCGAGCGGGCTCGCGCACCTCGTGGCGGTGTCGGGCGCGCACCTGTCCATCGTCGCCGGGTGCGCGGCGGCGCTGTTGCGCGTGCTGCGCGTCCCCCGACGCGCGGGGATCGCGGTGCAGGCGGCGCTCCTGCTGTGCTTCCTCGTGCTGGCGGCGGCCCCTCCCTCGGCCGTGCGCGCGGCCGTCATGGCCTTCGCCGGCATGTTCGCGTTCACGGCGCGCCGCCGGCCGGCGGCGCTTAGCGCGCTCGCCGTGTGCATGATCGGCTGCATCGCCCTGGGCCCGCGCACGGCGCTGTCGGTGTCGTTCGCGCTGTCGGCGCTCTCGACGCTCGGCATCGTGCTGTTCGCCGGGCTCTGCCAGGCGTGGATCGCGCGCTGCCTCCCGCGCGCGCCGCGCCTCGCGCGGGAGGCGCTCGCGCTCACGGCCGCCTCAAGCCTCGCGGCCACGCCGCTCGCCGCGTCGCTGTTCTCGCAGCTGCCCCTCGTGGCGCCGCTCGCCAACGTGGCGGCCGCCCCGCTGTTCCCTCTCGTGTGCGCGGGCGGCCTCGTGGCGGTGCTGGGCGGCGTCGCCGTTCCCGCGGCGGCCCCGGTGCTGATCGGGCTCGCGTCGGTCGCCGCCGCCGCGCTCACCGCCGTCGTGCGGGCGCTCGCGAGCGTTCCCTGCGCCAGCGTTCCCGCGGCCGTGCCGCTGGCCGCCGCGCTCGCGACGTCGGCGGCGTGCGCGGCGGGGCTGTGGCTCGCCTGGCCGCGTCCGAGCCGCCGCCTCGCGCTGGCCGTCGTCGCGGCGACGGCCAGCGCCCTGGCGGCCGCCGTCGCCGTGGCGCCGCGCCTCGCGGGCGACGAGATCGTCATGCTCGACGTGGGCCAGGGCGACGCGTTCGTCGTGCGCAGCCGCGGGGCGGCCGTGCTCATCGACACGGGCAACCAGGAGCGCCTGCTGCGCGAGGCGCTGGCCCGCCATGGCGTGTACCGCCTCGACGCGGTGGTGATCACCCACGGCGACGACGACCACATGGGCGCGCTCGCCTCGCTCGCGGGCATCGTGGACGTGCGGCGCGTGCTCGTGGCGCAGGATGCGCTCGCCTGCGGCTGCGCGGCGTGCGAAGGGCTGGTCGCCGACGCCCGCGCGCTCGCGGGCGAGGGGGGCGTGGCCGGCCTGCGGCAGGGCGACGTGCTCGAGGTGGGCGCGTTCGACCTTCGGGTGGTATGGCCCGAACGGTTCGTCGACGAGGGCGGTAACGCCGACAGCGTGTGCCTCGTCGCCGACGCCGACCTCGACGACGACGGCGTGCCCGACTGGCGCGCGCTGTTCACCGGGGACGCCGAGCACGAGCAGCTGCGCGCGCTCATCGACGCGGGGCTCGTGGGGGCCGTCGACGTCTACAAGGTGGGGCACCATGGGTCGAAGAACGCCCTCGACGACGAGGAGGCGGCCGTCCTCGCGCCGCGCATCGCGCTGGTCAGCGCAGGCGCGAACAACCGCTACGGCCACCCGACCGACGAAACCCTCGCGCGCCTCGACGCGGCGGGCGCGCACATCTACCGCACCGACGAGCAGGGGGATGTTTCATGCAAATTGGCCGACGACCGGATCGACGTCCGGACGCTGCGCTAG
- a CDS encoding helix-turn-helix domain-containing protein — MDFGEKLKALRTERGLTQEQLAAKLYVSRTAVSKWETGGGSPNLDSLQAVARLFDVSVDDLLSTDDLIVLARDERRSSARSGGMLSFGLLDMLAVVFAFLPLYGVDDGSFVRMASLADYGASVDFGVSFAVMASAIVSLVLVGAVEVALAVAGPRRAARVVALVGFAVQAVAVDLFVSTMQPYATTLAFALFLAKAVVGYRILRS; from the coding sequence GTGGATTTCGGAGAGAAGCTGAAAGCGCTGCGCACCGAGCGCGGCCTGACCCAGGAGCAGCTTGCCGCCAAGCTGTACGTGTCGCGCACGGCCGTGTCGAAGTGGGAGACGGGCGGCGGCTCGCCCAACCTCGACTCGCTGCAGGCCGTCGCGCGCCTGTTCGACGTGTCGGTGGACGACCTCCTGTCCACCGACGACCTCATCGTGCTCGCCCGCGACGAGCGCCGCTCGTCGGCGCGCAGCGGCGGCATGCTGTCGTTCGGCCTGCTCGACATGCTGGCCGTCGTGTTTGCGTTCCTGCCGCTGTACGGCGTGGACGACGGCTCGTTCGTGCGCATGGCGAGCTTGGCCGACTACGGCGCGTCCGTGGATTTCGGCGTGTCGTTCGCCGTCATGGCGTCGGCCATCGTCTCGCTCGTGCTCGTGGGCGCGGTGGAGGTCGCGCTGGCCGTCGCGGGGCCGCGCCGCGCGGCGCGCGTCGTCGCCCTCGTCGGGTTCGCGGTGCAGGCGGTCGCCGTCGATCTGTTCGTTTCCACCATGCAGCCCTACGCAACCACGCTCGCGTTCGCGCTGTTCCTGGCGAAGGCCGTCGTCGGCTACCGTATCCTGCGCTCGTAA
- the gmk gene encoding guanylate kinase, with product MRHGNLFVISGPSGAGKGTLVARLVREVPDAWVSMSVTTRAPREGEVDGVHYRFASSEEFQQLVACDGLLEWATYGGNCYGTPRATVEEHIARGDQVILEIDVQGGFQVREKFPAAHLVFIEPPSLDVLEARLRGRGTESDEAIATRMETARVELSRKMEYDIRLVNDDLDEAVRALVGYVNEQAEKIRG from the coding sequence ATGCGCCACGGCAATCTGTTCGTCATTTCAGGGCCATCGGGTGCCGGCAAAGGCACCTTGGTGGCCCGACTTGTGCGCGAGGTCCCCGATGCATGGGTGTCCATGTCGGTGACCACGCGCGCGCCGCGCGAGGGCGAGGTGGACGGCGTCCATTACCGCTTCGCGTCCTCGGAGGAGTTCCAGCAGCTCGTCGCATGCGACGGTCTGCTGGAATGGGCGACGTACGGGGGCAACTGCTACGGCACGCCCCGCGCCACCGTCGAGGAGCACATCGCGCGCGGCGATCAGGTCATCCTGGAAATCGACGTCCAGGGAGGGTTCCAGGTGCGCGAGAAGTTCCCGGCGGCGCACCTCGTCTTCATCGAACCGCCTTCGCTCGACGTGCTCGAAGCGCGCCTGCGCGGACGCGGGACCGAGAGCGACGAGGCTATCGCGACCCGCATGGAAACGGCGCGGGTGGAGCTTTCCCGCAAAATGGAGTATGATATACGGCTGGTAAACGACGATTTGGACGAAGCCGTCCGCGCATTGGTGGGCTACGTCAACGAACAAGCCGAGAAAATACGAGGTTAA
- the thiI gene encoding tRNA uracil 4-sulfurtransferase ThiI, translating to MTEFQRICLVHYHEIGLKGHNRSTFEMRLLKNLEALLKPFPVVTIHRIAGRLCVFLREGTDWETAKEAADVIGKVPGVARVSCGFKCERDLDVMTEAALAAMAEAGPFDTFKVAARRNHTDFATGSMDMNQIIGSALCAAYPDKAVKMKKPDLTVGVEVVQNAAYAYARSLPGVGGLPVGSSGLVMSLLSSGIDSPVATWKLARRGAVCIGVHFSGRPQTSDASEYLVDDIAQVLERTGCIARVYTVPFGDYQREIALTVPPELRVIMYRRLMFKVAEELGRRERAGALVTGESLGQVASQTLDNIRCTDAAVDMPVFRPLIGTDKLEIIAEAERLGTFEISSQDAPDCCTLFMPRSPETHAKLSVVLEAEAPLPIERWVGEIADAAEVRDYACPAYKPKKKRAS from the coding sequence ATGACTGAATTCCAACGCATCTGCCTGGTCCATTACCATGAGATCGGGCTCAAGGGCCACAACCGCTCCACGTTCGAGATGAGGCTGCTCAAGAACCTCGAGGCGCTGTTGAAGCCGTTTCCTGTGGTCACGATCCACCGCATCGCGGGGCGCCTGTGCGTGTTCCTGCGCGAGGGCACCGATTGGGAGACGGCGAAGGAGGCGGCCGACGTCATCGGCAAGGTGCCGGGCGTGGCGCGCGTGTCGTGCGGGTTCAAGTGCGAGCGCGACCTCGACGTCATGACGGAGGCGGCGCTCGCCGCCATGGCCGAGGCGGGCCCGTTCGACACGTTCAAGGTGGCGGCGCGGCGCAACCACACCGATTTCGCCACGGGTTCGATGGACATGAACCAGATCATCGGCTCGGCGCTGTGCGCGGCGTACCCCGATAAGGCCGTGAAGATGAAGAAGCCCGACCTGACCGTGGGCGTGGAAGTGGTGCAGAACGCGGCGTACGCGTACGCGCGCTCGCTGCCGGGCGTGGGCGGCCTGCCGGTGGGCAGCTCGGGGCTGGTGATGAGCCTGCTGTCGTCGGGCATCGACTCGCCGGTGGCCACCTGGAAGCTCGCGCGCCGCGGCGCGGTGTGCATCGGCGTGCACTTCTCGGGGCGCCCGCAAACATCCGACGCCAGCGAGTACCTCGTGGACGACATCGCGCAGGTGCTGGAACGCACGGGCTGCATCGCGCGCGTGTACACGGTGCCGTTCGGCGACTACCAGCGCGAGATCGCGCTGACCGTGCCGCCCGAGCTGCGCGTCATCATGTACCGCCGCCTCATGTTCAAGGTGGCCGAGGAGCTGGGACGCCGCGAGCGCGCCGGCGCGCTCGTGACCGGCGAGAGCCTGGGACAGGTGGCCTCGCAGACGCTCGACAACATCCGCTGCACCGACGCGGCGGTGGACATGCCCGTCTTCCGCCCGCTGATCGGCACCGACAAGCTGGAGATCATCGCGGAGGCCGAGCGTCTGGGCACCTTCGAGATCTCGTCGCAGGACGCGCCCGACTGCTGCACGCTGTTCATGCCGCGCAGCCCCGAGACGCACGCCAAGCTTTCGGTAGTGCTCGAGGCCGAGGCGCCGCTGCCCATCGAGCGATGGGTGGGCGAGATCGCCGATGCGGCCGAGGTGCGCGACTACGCGTGCCCCGCCTACAAGCCGAAGAAGAAGCGCGCCTCTTAA
- a CDS encoding dihydroorotate dehydrogenase, with protein MAGIENALPLTTAPTNVALAVNLGGLKMKNPVTVASGTFAAGREYGDFVDVASLGAVTTKGVSLRGWEGNASPRIAETPSGMLNSIGLQNPGVAHLKECDLPWLAERGATVVVNVSGHSFDEYVQVIEALEDAPVDAYEVNISCPNVDAGGMTIGTCTDSVEAVVARCRAATKRPLIVKLTPNVTDVAEIARAAVGAGADALSLINTLLGMAIDAERRRPQLARGVGGLSGPAVKPVALRMVWEVHQAVDVPILGMGGISCATDAVEFMLAGATAVAVGTANFVNPHATVEIIDGIAQYCERHGIDDVRQLIGALEW; from the coding sequence ATGGCCGGGATCGAGAACGCGCTGCCGCTCACGACGGCGCCGACGAACGTGGCGCTCGCCGTGAACCTGGGCGGCCTCAAGATGAAGAACCCCGTGACCGTGGCGTCGGGCACGTTCGCCGCCGGACGCGAGTACGGCGACTTCGTGGACGTGGCCAGCTTGGGCGCCGTCACGACGAAGGGCGTGTCGCTGAGGGGCTGGGAGGGCAACGCCAGCCCCCGCATCGCCGAGACGCCCTCGGGCATGCTCAACTCCATCGGGCTGCAGAACCCCGGCGTCGCGCACCTGAAGGAGTGCGACCTGCCGTGGCTGGCCGAGCGCGGCGCGACGGTCGTCGTGAACGTGTCGGGCCACAGCTTCGACGAGTACGTCCAGGTGATCGAGGCGCTCGAGGACGCGCCGGTGGACGCCTACGAGGTGAACATCTCGTGCCCGAACGTGGACGCGGGCGGCATGACCATCGGCACGTGCACGGACAGCGTGGAGGCCGTGGTGGCGCGCTGCCGCGCCGCCACGAAGCGCCCGCTCATCGTGAAGCTCACGCCGAACGTCACCGACGTCGCCGAGATCGCGCGCGCCGCCGTGGGCGCCGGCGCCGACGCGCTGTCGCTCATCAACACGCTTCTGGGCATGGCCATCGACGCGGAGCGCCGCCGCCCGCAGCTCGCGCGCGGCGTGGGCGGGCTGTCCGGCCCCGCCGTCAAGCCCGTGGCGCTGCGCATGGTGTGGGAGGTCCATCAGGCCGTCGACGTGCCCATCTTGGGCATGGGCGGCATCTCGTGCGCAACCGACGCGGTGGAGTTCATGCTGGCCGGGGCCACGGCGGTTGCCGTCGGCACCGCGAATTTCGTGAATCCGCACGCCACGGTTGAAATCATCGACGGAATAGCGCAGTATTGCGAAAGGCACGGCATTGACGACGTGCGGCAACTGATAGGAGCTTTGGAATGGTGA
- a CDS encoding helix-hairpin-helix domain-containing protein yields MGFVEQAESWRAKAHLSGVRLPVLVGVTALAAIVLIAAGTALVKAGTADGFSLSRDEGVLAVDGDAGAGEGASEPASTIVVHVGGAVAEPGVRELEEGARVQDAVDAAGGFAEGAARDELNLARVLVDGEQIVVPSLEEADAAAGAAPDGGGGATGASSAGGKVNLNRATAAELDALPGVGPSTAEKIVADREANGPFRTVEDLKRVSGIGDKKFADLADLVCVG; encoded by the coding sequence ATGGGGTTCGTGGAACAGGCGGAATCGTGGCGGGCGAAGGCGCACCTGAGCGGCGTGCGCCTCCCGGTGCTCGTGGGCGTGACGGCGCTCGCGGCGATCGTGCTGATCGCGGCGGGCACCGCGCTGGTCAAGGCGGGGACGGCGGACGGGTTCTCGCTGTCGCGCGACGAGGGCGTGCTGGCGGTCGACGGCGACGCCGGCGCGGGGGAGGGCGCATCCGAGCCCGCGTCGACGATCGTCGTGCACGTGGGCGGCGCCGTGGCCGAGCCGGGCGTGCGCGAGCTGGAGGAGGGCGCGCGCGTGCAGGACGCGGTGGACGCGGCCGGCGGGTTCGCCGAGGGGGCGGCGCGCGACGAGCTCAACCTGGCGCGCGTGCTCGTGGACGGCGAGCAGATCGTCGTGCCGTCGCTGGAGGAGGCGGACGCCGCCGCAGGCGCGGCGCCGGACGGGGGAGGCGGCGCGACCGGCGCGTCCTCGGCCGGCGGCAAGGTGAACCTCAACAGGGCGACGGCCGCCGAGCTCGACGCGCTGCCGGGTGTGGGCCCGTCGACGGCCGAGAAGATCGTGGCCGACCGCGAGGCGAACGGGCCCTTCCGCACGGTGGAGGACCTCAAGCGCGTCTCGGGCATCGGGGACAAGAAGTTCGCCGACCTGGCCGATCTCGTATGCGTGGGGTGA